Part of the Oerskovia paurometabola genome is shown below.
CGCGTGCCCGGCGGCTCGTCCATCTGGCCGAAGACGAGGGCCGTCTTGTCGAAGACACCCGCCTCCTCCATCTCGACGATCAGGTCGTTGCCCTCACGGGTGCGCTCGCCGACACCGGCGAACACCGAGACACCACCGTGGTTCTGGGCGACGCGCTGGATCATCTCCTGGATGAGGACCGTCTTGCCGACGCCCGCACCACCGAAGAGGCCGATCTTCCCACCGAGCACGTACGGCGTCAGGAGGTCGATCGACTTGATGCCGGTCTCGAACATGGTGGTCTTCGACTCGAGCTGGTCGAACGCCGGGGGCTTGCGGTGGATGGGCCAGCGCTCGGTGATCTCGAGCTTCTCGCCCTCCTGGAGGTTGAGGACGTCACCGGTCACGTTGAACACGTGGCCCTTGGTCACGTCACCCACGGGGACGCTGATCGGCGAGCCGGTGTCGGTGACGACGGCGCCGCGGACCAGGCCGTCGGTCGGCTTGAGGGCGATCGCACGGATGAGCGAGTCGCCCAGGTGCTGCGCGACCTCGAGGGTCAGGCGGAAGGACTTCTCGCCCTCGCCCTGTCCGGACAGGTCGATGTCGACGGTCAGCGCGTTGTAGATCTCGGGGATCGCGTCCGACGGGAACTCGATGTCGACGACGGGGCCGATCACGCGGGCGACACGGCCCACGCCGGGTCCGCTCTGGTGCTCGACCTGGGCTTCCACGGTGGTGGCGGTCATTACTGGCCTCGCTTCGCAGGGCCGGAGACAGCTCCGGCAGGTTCGGTGCAGGTGATGGAGATCGTCAGGTTCGTCATGCGGTGCCTCACGATGCCGCGAGGGCGTCGGCACCGGAGACGATCTCGCTGATCTCCTGGGTGATGTCGGCCTGTCGTGCCTGGTTCGCAAGTCGCGTGTACATGCGGATCAGGTCCTCGGCGTTGTCCGTCGCGGTGTGCATCGCGCGCTGGCGGGCAGCCAGCTCCGACGCAGCCGCCTGCAGGAGGCAGCTGTAGATGCGGCTGCGCACGTAGCGCGGCAGCAGTGCGTCGAGGACGGCCTCGGGCGACGGCTCGAAGTCGTACAGCGGCAGGACGTCGTTCTGCCCGACCGGCGCGACCCCTTCGACGACCTCGAGGGGAAGCATCCGGACGACGCGGGGACGCTGCGTGACCATGTTCACGAACTGCGTGTACACGATGTGCAGCTCACCGACGCCGCCCTCGTCCGCGGGGGCGAGGAAGGCGTTCAGCAGCGTGTCGGCGATCTCGCCGGCGACGTCCGCCGACGGCGAGTCCGAGCCACCGGTCCACGAACCGGCGAGCTCACGGTGACGGAAGGTGTAGTAGGTCACCGCGCGACGCCCTGCGGCGTAGAGCGCGACCTCCTTGCCCTCGTGCGTGAGGCGCTCGACCAGACGCTCCGTCTCGCGGATGATCGACGCCGAGTAGGCGCCGGCCATGCCACGGTCCGAGGCGACGACGAGCACCGCGACACGGTTGGTGTTGGTACGCTCCGACGTCAGCGGGTGCCGGGTCGTGGAGTGCGTCGCGACGGCCGACACCGCGGTGGTGATCGCCTGGGCGTAGGGGCCCGCCTCGGACGACCGGGCGCGAGCCCGGCCGATCCGAGAGGCAGCGATGAGCTCCTGCGCGCGGAACATCTTCTTGAGGGACTGCGTCGACTTGATCCGCTGCTTGTAGACGCGCTGGGATCCGGCCATGTCAGGCCTTCTTCTGCCGGACGATCTGCTCCTGCTCGACCACGACAGCCTCTTCCTCGTCCGACTCGCCACCGACGAGGGGGGTGCCGTCGCCCGTGAGGAAGCCGTTGCGGAAGTCGTCGACGCCCTGAGCCAGCGCAGCCTCGGTCTCGTCCGAGAGCTTGCCGGTCGAGGCGATCGTGCTGAGCACCTCGGTGTTGCGGCGCAGGTGGTCGAGCAGCTCGCTCTCGAAGCGGCGCACGTCCTCGAGGGGCACGTCGTCGAGCTTGCCCTTGGTGCCGGCCCAGATCGAGGCGACCTGGTCCTCGACCGGGTACGGCGAGTACTGGCCCTGCTTGAGCAGCTCCATGAGGCGAGCGCCACGGGTCAGCTGGCCGCGCGAGGCCGCGTCGAGGTCCGACGCGAACATCGCGAAGGCCTCGAGCGAACGGTACTGCGCGAGCTCGAGCTTGAGCGTGCCCGAGACCTGCTTCATCGCCTTGACCTGCGCGGCGCCGCCGACACGGGACACGGAGATACCGACGTCCACCGCGGGGCGCTGGTCGGCGTTGAAGAGGTCCGACTGGAGGAAGATCTGACCGTCGGTGATCGAGATGACGTTGGTCGGGATGTACGCCGACACGTCGTTCGCCTTGGTCTCGATGACCGGCAGACCGGTCATCGAGCCCGCGCCCAGCTCGTCCGAGAGCTTCGCACAACGCTCGAGCAGACGGGAGTGCAGGTAGAAGACGTCACCGGGGTACGCCTCGCGGCCCGGCGGGCGGCGGAGCAGCAGCGACACGGCACGGTAGGCCTCGGCCTGCTTCGACAGGTCGTCGAAGACGATCAGGACGTGCTTGCCGCCGTACATCCAGTGCTGGCCGATGGCCGAACCGGTGTAGGGGGCGAGGTACTTGAAGCCTGCCGGGTCGGACGCGGGAGCCGCGACGATCGTCGTGTACTCCAGGGCGCCGGCCTCTTCCAGCGCGCCGCGGACGGCGGCGATGGTCGAGCCCTTCTGGCCGATCGCGACGTAGATGCAGCGGACCTGCTTGGTCGGGTCGCCGGTCTCCCAGTTCGCCTTCTGGTTGATGATCGTGTCGGTCGCGATCGCCGTCTTGCCGGTCTGGCGGTCACCGATGATCAGCTGGCGCTGACCACGGCCCACGGGGATCATCGAGTCGATCGCCTTGAGGCCGGTCTGCAGCGGCTCGTGGACCGACTTGCGGTCCATGACGCCGGGGGCCTGCAGCTCGAGGGCACGACGGCCCTCGGTCTCGATCTCGCCGAGGCCGTCGATCGGCTGACCCAGCGGGTCGACGACGCGACCCAGGTAGCCGTCACCGACGGGGACCGAGAGGACCTCGCCCGTACGGCGGACCTCCTGGCCCTCCTCGATACCGGTGAACTCACCCAGGACGACGACACCGATCTGGCGAACGTCCAAGTTCAGGGCAAGGCCGAGGGTGCCGTCCTCGAAGCGCAGCAGCTCGTTGGCCATTGCGCCCGGAAGGCCTTCCACCTGGGCGATGCCGTCAGCGGCGAGGGTGACGCGACCGACTTCCTCGGTCACCGCGCCCCCGGGCTCGTAGGACTTCACGAAGCTGTCCAGCGCGGCCCGAATCTCGTCGGGCCGGATCGTCAGCTCAGCCATTGCTCTTCTCCTGTCGTGGCCACCCCGCGGTGTGCGGGAGCGGTCGAACGTTCTTGTCAGTTCGCCGGCTCGGGAGCCGGCGGGGTGTCGACGACACCGGGGACCGCGAGGACCTCAGTGTTCGGGCGAACAGGTCAGCTGACCAGTCGTCTGCGTGCGTCGACCAGGCGCGAGAGGACCGTCGAGTCGACGACGTCCGCTCCGACCTGGACGCGCAAGCCGCCGAGGACCTCGGGGTCCACGGTGACGTTGAGCTGGACTGCCCGGCCGTACGCGCGCTCGAGGAGCGCGGACAGACGGTCCTGCTGTGCCTGGCTGAGCACCGTGCCCGACGTCACCGAGGCGACGAGGCGGCGGCGACGCCGTGCGGCGACGTCCCCGAGCCACACGAGGGTGGCGACGAAACGACGACCACGAGGTGCCACGGTCGCCCGCTCCGCGAGGAACTGGGTGACCGGGTCGACCTTGCCCGCGAGCAGCGCGTCGACGAACGCCTTGCGACGAGCGGGGTCGGTCGAGGTCTCCGTCAGCACGCGGCGAGCCTCACGCTCTCCGACGAGAGACCGCGTGATGCGGAACAGCTCGTCCTCGACGCGCACGAGCGCGCCGCGGGCCTCGGCCGAGGCCAGGACCGCGTCGACGCCGAGGTGCTCGACGGCGTCGGCGATGTCGCCGTCGTGCGCCCAGCGGTCCCGGGCGAGCCCGGAGACCAGGTCGACGACACGACCGTCGAAGCCCTCGCGCAGCAGGTCGGCCGCGAGGGCCGCCTTGTCCTCGCCGGACCGCGACGGGTCCGCGAGAGCACGGCGCAGGGGCACGGAGCCGTCGAGCGCCGCTGCCACCGTGAGGAGCTGCTCGCCCAGGGCGAAAGCTCCTTCACCGGCCGCACGCAGCACCGGCTCGAAGCGCTCCTGTGCCTGCTCGAGAGAGGCTCCGCTCGTCCCGCGCATCAGCCCTCCTTGCCGTTGGCCGCCGCGCTGGCAGCCCCGGCTCCCGCTGCCTCGAGCTCGTCGAGGAAACGGTCCACGACACGCGACTGGCGTGCGGAGTCCTCGAGGGACTCGCCGACGATCTTCGAGGCGAGCTGGGTCGCGAGCGTCCCGACGTCGTTGCGCAGCGAGACTGACGCCTGCTGACGCTCGGCCTCGATCTGGCGGTGTGCCGTCTCGACGATACGAGCGGCCTCCTCGCCGGCCTTGACCTTCTGGTCGGCGACGATGGCCGTTCCCTCGGCGCGCGCGTCCTCACGGATCTTCGCGGCCTCGGTGCGTGCCTCCTGCAGCTGCTGGTGGTACTCCGCGAGTGCCGCAGCGGCCTCGGCCTGAGCGGACTCCGCCTTGGCCAGGCCACCCTCGATCTTGGCCGTGCGCTCGTCGAGCACCGCCTGGAACTTGGGGAGGACCATCTTGTAGAAGACGACCGCGATGATGATCAGGACGATCGCCGACCAGAAGAGGTCGTAGAACGGCGGGAGGAACAGCTTGATGGGGTCGACCTCGCCAGACTCTGCGGCGAGGACCGCCTGGGGGCCGATGGTCGACATCAGAAGATGAAGCCAGCGACGAAGCCGAGCAGCGCGAGGATCTCGACGAAGGCAAGACCGATGAACATGGTGCCGCGGAGCTGGCCGGCGACCTCGGGCTGGCGGGCCATGCCCTCGACCGTCTTGCCGATCAGGATGCCGAGGCCGATGCCCGGGCCGATCGCGGCGATGCCGTAGCCGATGGTGTTGATGCTGCCTTCGACAGCGGCGAGGGTGGTGACGTCCACGGTGTTTCCTTCCGTTGGGCGCCCGGTCGTGCGAACGGGCGTCAGGTGCGATGCGTCAGGTGGAGCTCAGGGTCGGTTCCGGGACCGAGGGCCCGGGACCAGGTACGTGGTGCGGGTCAGTGCTCTTCCTCGATCGACATGTTGATGTAGACCGTGGCGAGGAGCGCGAAGATGTACGCCTGCAGGCCCGCGACGAACACCTCGAAGAGGGTGATCGCGATGCCGCCTGCGAGAGTCAGCGCGCTGATCGCCTTGAGGGCCGGCGCTGCCTCGAGGAGCAGGAAGTTCGTGGCGGCGAAGCACAGGACCAGCATGATGTGGCCCGCGACCATGTTCGCCGTGAGTCGGATGACCAGCGAGGCCGGGCGGATGATCAGGAGCTGGAGCAGCTCGATCGGCGCCAGGATGAAGTAGATCGGGAACGGCACTCCCGGGGGGAACAGGTTCGCCCGGATGTAGCCCCAGAGGCCGTGCTGCCGGATGCCCGCGGCCCAG
Proteins encoded:
- a CDS encoding F0F1 ATP synthase subunit B: MSTIGPQAVLAAESGEVDPIKLFLPPFYDLFWSAIVLIIIAVVFYKMVLPKFQAVLDERTAKIEGGLAKAESAQAEAAAALAEYHQQLQEARTEAAKIREDARAEGTAIVADQKVKAGEEAARIVETAHRQIEAERQQASVSLRNDVGTLATQLASKIVGESLEDSARQSRVVDRFLDELEAAGAGAASAAANGKEG
- a CDS encoding F0F1 ATP synthase subunit gamma; this encodes MAGSQRVYKQRIKSTQSLKKMFRAQELIAASRIGRARARSSEAGPYAQAITTAVSAVATHSTTRHPLTSERTNTNRVAVLVVASDRGMAGAYSASIIRETERLVERLTHEGKEVALYAAGRRAVTYYTFRHRELAGSWTGGSDSPSADVAGEIADTLLNAFLAPADEGGVGELHIVYTQFVNMVTQRPRVVRMLPLEVVEGVAPVGQNDVLPLYDFEPSPEAVLDALLPRYVRSRIYSCLLQAAASELAARQRAMHTATDNAEDLIRMYTRLANQARQADITQEISEIVSGADALAAS
- a CDS encoding F0F1 ATP synthase subunit delta; amino-acid sequence: MRGTSGASLEQAQERFEPVLRAAGEGAFALGEQLLTVAAALDGSVPLRRALADPSRSGEDKAALAADLLREGFDGRVVDLVSGLARDRWAHDGDIADAVEHLGVDAVLASAEARGALVRVEDELFRITRSLVGEREARRVLTETSTDPARRKAFVDALLAGKVDPVTQFLAERATVAPRGRRFVATLVWLGDVAARRRRRLVASVTSGTVLSQAQQDRLSALLERAYGRAVQLNVTVDPEVLGGLRVQVGADVVDSTVLSRLVDARRRLVS
- the atpE gene encoding ATP synthase F0 subunit C; translation: MDVTTLAAVEGSINTIGYGIAAIGPGIGLGILIGKTVEGMARQPEVAGQLRGTMFIGLAFVEILALLGFVAGFIF
- the atpA gene encoding F0F1 ATP synthase subunit alpha, with protein sequence MAELTIRPDEIRAALDSFVKSYEPGGAVTEEVGRVTLAADGIAQVEGLPGAMANELLRFEDGTLGLALNLDVRQIGVVVLGEFTGIEEGQEVRRTGEVLSVPVGDGYLGRVVDPLGQPIDGLGEIETEGRRALELQAPGVMDRKSVHEPLQTGLKAIDSMIPVGRGQRQLIIGDRQTGKTAIATDTIINQKANWETGDPTKQVRCIYVAIGQKGSTIAAVRGALEEAGALEYTTIVAAPASDPAGFKYLAPYTGSAIGQHWMYGGKHVLIVFDDLSKQAEAYRAVSLLLRRPPGREAYPGDVFYLHSRLLERCAKLSDELGAGSMTGLPVIETKANDVSAYIPTNVISITDGQIFLQSDLFNADQRPAVDVGISVSRVGGAAQVKAMKQVSGTLKLELAQYRSLEAFAMFASDLDAASRGQLTRGARLMELLKQGQYSPYPVEDQVASIWAGTKGKLDDVPLEDVRRFESELLDHLRRNTEVLSTIASTGKLSDETEAALAQGVDDFRNGFLTGDGTPLVGGESDEEEAVVVEQEQIVRQKKA